A portion of the Mesobacillus sp. AQ2 genome contains these proteins:
- a CDS encoding DsrE/DsrF/DrsH-like family protein, which yields MGEQKKTTIILFSGDYDKVMAAYIIANGAAAYDHEVTIFHTFWGLNALRKDEPIQADKGFIEKMFAKMMPRGANKLGLSKMNYAGFGPKMIKDVMKKHNAMPLPDLIDMAKEQDVKLVACQMTVDLFGLKQEEIMEGVEFAGVAAYLADAENGNVNLFI from the coding sequence ATGGGAGAACAGAAAAAAACGACAATCATTTTATTCAGTGGAGATTATGACAAAGTCATGGCTGCTTATATCATTGCCAATGGTGCAGCTGCTTATGATCATGAAGTGACAATTTTCCACACTTTCTGGGGATTGAACGCACTGCGTAAAGATGAGCCGATCCAGGCTGACAAAGGTTTCATTGAAAAGATGTTTGCCAAGATGATGCCAAGAGGTGCGAACAAATTGGGATTGTCAAAAATGAACTATGCAGGCTTTGGCCCTAAGATGATTAAGGATGTCATGAAGAAGCATAATGCAATGCCGCTTCCAGACTTGATTGATATGGCTAAAGAACAGGATGTAAAACTTGTTGCCTGCCAGATGACAGTAGACTTATTTGGTCTAAAACAAGAGGAAATCATGGAAGGTGTCGAATTTGCTGGTGTAGCAGCGTATCTGGCTGATGCTGAAAACGGCAACGTCAACCTGTTCATCTAA
- a CDS encoding cbb3-type cytochrome c oxidase subunit I: MFTDEKWSSSKNWFIAAVFWIIIGMSMGLLTATKQIWPELLNNRWTTYGHVRSAHVMLVIYAWLSMAYVGSMFYMIPKLAKTKVYSEKLGNFALVFYNIVILEGFFALLFGQTSVIEYGEFPLWVDVQLLVAIGLVAYNLFKTVGQRTEKMLYVSLWYFLGSLLWLPLTWIVGNFPAQWIPSGVQQGLMGWFLGHNAIGLWMTTVGVGQIYYLLPKLTGRPLYSHQLSMIGFWAIATFYVWNGPHHLMNGPIPSWISKAGVIPSIVLLIPVWAVLANFWGTMKGSWSQTRTSVPLRFTMAGTIFYLFACLQGPLQALPSVSSVIKFTHWTVGHAHMGPFGAFSFTSFAAIYYILPKIVGREMFSKRAMEAHFWFSTVGFLVFAFSLWIAGVVQGFAWIEGVPFLQTVLMMEPYVQGRAIGGTMMYVAQFFLAWNMYKTIKLAKLEKKQQAQQQAATA, from the coding sequence ATGTTTACAGACGAAAAATGGAGTTCTTCCAAGAATTGGTTCATCGCTGCTGTTTTTTGGATCATCATCGGCATGAGTATGGGACTTCTTACTGCAACAAAACAAATCTGGCCAGAATTGTTGAACAATCGCTGGACAACATACGGGCATGTTCGCTCTGCGCATGTAATGCTCGTCATCTATGCTTGGTTATCTATGGCATATGTAGGATCAATGTTCTACATGATTCCAAAGCTTGCAAAAACAAAGGTTTACAGCGAAAAGCTGGGAAACTTCGCACTAGTATTTTATAACATTGTCATTTTAGAAGGTTTCTTCGCATTGCTATTCGGACAGACATCGGTCATCGAGTACGGCGAATTCCCGCTATGGGTTGACGTTCAGCTCCTTGTCGCAATCGGGCTAGTTGCTTATAACCTTTTCAAGACGGTTGGACAAAGAACAGAGAAAATGCTTTACGTCAGCCTTTGGTACTTCCTCGGCTCATTGCTGTGGCTGCCATTGACATGGATTGTCGGAAACTTCCCGGCACAATGGATTCCAAGTGGCGTCCAGCAAGGTTTGATGGGCTGGTTCCTGGGACATAACGCAATCGGTCTCTGGATGACGACAGTCGGTGTCGGACAGATTTACTACCTGCTTCCTAAACTGACAGGACGTCCTTTATACAGTCACCAGCTTTCCATGATTGGATTCTGGGCAATTGCTACATTCTATGTTTGGAATGGTCCTCACCATTTGATGAATGGTCCAATTCCAAGCTGGATTTCAAAAGCAGGTGTCATTCCTTCAATCGTTCTATTGATACCGGTTTGGGCCGTATTGGCTAACTTCTGGGGTACGATGAAAGGTTCATGGTCGCAGACAAGGACGAGCGTACCGCTTCGCTTCACAATGGCCGGTACGATTTTCTACCTTTTCGCATGTCTTCAGGGGCCATTGCAAGCCCTTCCATCCGTAAGTTCAGTCATTAAGTTCACGCACTGGACAGTCGGGCATGCACATATGGGACCATTCGGCGCGTTTTCTTTCACATCGTTCGCAGCTATCTATTACATTCTGCCTAAAATCGTTGGCCGCGAAATGTTCAGCAAGAGAGCAATGGAAGCACACTTCTGGTTCTCTACTGTCGGTTTCCTTGTCTTCGCATTCTCATTATGGATCGCAGGTGTCGTCCAGGGATTCGCCTGGATCGAAGGTGTACCATTCCTGCAAACTGTCTTGATGATGGAACCGTACGTACAAGGCCGCGCAATTGGCGGAACGATGATGTATGTAGCCCAGTTCTTCCTTGCATGGAATATGTATAAGACTATTAAACTTGCAAAACTTGAGAAAAAACAGCAAGCACAGCAGCAAGCTGCTACTGCTTAA
- a CDS encoding cbb3-type cytochrome c oxidase subunit II, with amino-acid sequence MERKPSAVLIVALILWMFGVAGTVILPLFDQEINSATASGELRNYPEDSAEARGRDVYIQNGCQTCHTQFVRALPADTNQNLGPVSQGGDYKYDLPHLLGSNRTGPDLMWVGLKYNEDWQRQHLIDPQSTSPGSIMPSFDYLTNQELDDLVAYLMSLKPTEERLEEYQKEREEAKIKGQ; translated from the coding sequence TTGGAACGTAAACCATCAGCTGTATTAATCGTTGCATTGATTTTATGGATGTTCGGCGTAGCCGGAACGGTCATCCTTCCCCTCTTCGACCAGGAAATCAACTCTGCGACTGCAAGCGGTGAACTCCGCAACTATCCAGAGGATTCTGCTGAAGCAAGAGGACGAGATGTTTATATCCAGAACGGCTGCCAAACATGCCATACACAATTTGTCAGGGCGTTGCCTGCCGATACGAACCAAAACCTTGGACCAGTATCCCAGGGCGGCGACTACAAATATGATTTACCACATCTTTTAGGTTCTAACCGTACTGGCCCGGATTTAATGTGGGTTGGCTTGAAATATAACGAAGACTGGCAGCGCCAGCACTTGATTGATCCTCAATCAACAAGCCCTGGTTCTATCATGCCATCCTTCGATTACCTAACCAATCAGGAACTGGACGACCTTGTTGCTTACTTGATGAGCCTCAAGCCAACTGAAGAAAGATTGGAAGAGTACCAGAAAGAGCGGGAAGAAGCAAAAATCAAGGGACAATAA
- a CDS encoding c-type cytochrome — MKKEYQQHESKHEDIVSGIKIEHNKVPKLLVAVFYIVAIWAIGYAIFMPGKLAVEPAAAPQDNKGELIFTGTCLNCHATGAAPDLKGVTDRMSEEDIKNVIKKGRNTMPAIGHLYTEKEIDKVYEYLEDYR; from the coding sequence ATGAAAAAAGAATATCAGCAACATGAAAGCAAACATGAGGATATTGTCTCCGGTATTAAAATTGAACATAACAAGGTGCCGAAACTCCTTGTAGCTGTATTTTATATTGTGGCCATCTGGGCGATTGGGTATGCGATCTTCATGCCTGGAAAGCTTGCAGTCGAGCCTGCGGCGGCTCCACAGGATAACAAGGGAGAGCTTATTTTCACTGGAACTTGCCTGAATTGCCATGCTACGGGTGCTGCCCCTGACTTAAAGGGTGTTACAGACAGGATGTCGGAAGAGGACATTAAAAATGTCATCAAAAAAGGCCGCAACACGATGCCGGCAATCGGACATCTTTACACAGAAAAAGAAATCGACAAGGTATATGAATACTTAGAGGATTACAGATAA
- a CDS encoding 4Fe-4S binding protein produces MGKTITRWAFFIIIFTLPLWNGFRMDIDNEKLFLFGFQLSYEAGYLFFVFLFLFLMAFLALSMIVYRAFCQYACPHNTFSMLLNKIESKLGDKGKAVTFLLALVVSIFMAYSTVSYFYNPMTIWESLVNFKMDKYFFLVTSTAVLYTALSYKARNSFCKVCPYGLAQGISRVDDKTKWLTHPGVWITWGTTAALVLVLLVGWF; encoded by the coding sequence GTGGGTAAAACAATAACTAGATGGGCATTTTTTATCATTATTTTCACATTGCCGTTGTGGAATGGTTTCCGGATGGATATCGACAACGAAAAGCTTTTCTTGTTCGGCTTCCAATTATCCTATGAAGCTGGCTATTTATTTTTCGTTTTCTTATTCTTGTTCCTGATGGCTTTCCTCGCACTGTCAATGATCGTGTACAGGGCTTTTTGCCAGTATGCATGCCCGCATAATACCTTCAGCATGCTTTTGAACAAAATCGAATCGAAGTTAGGTGACAAAGGCAAAGCAGTTACATTTCTGCTCGCTTTGGTTGTCAGCATCTTCATGGCTTACTCGACTGTGAGTTACTTCTACAACCCAATGACAATCTGGGAGTCACTCGTCAACTTCAAAATGGATAAATACTTCTTCCTTGTCACTTCTACTGCTGTTCTATATACAGCATTATCTTACAAGGCAAGAAACTCTTTTTGTAAAGTCTGCCCATACGGACTTGCCCAGGGCATTTCACGTGTGGATGATAAAACAAAATGGCTTACACATCCTGGCGTATGGATTACATGGGGTACAACAGCAGCCCTTGTACTAGTCCTGCTTGTTGGATGGTTCTAA
- a CDS encoding beta-propeller fold lactonase family protein, with product MNKILKLSAFALLAVSLTACSEAAVKDTSLDDKNSKELPPLHEDYSSNWWKDQPNGNADSNKDWDGEGWILSANEVSNGVAIADIKTGNPVKYIQSSGTPHHIHLNKDQTWAFATQRYGTSVLAINMETLESHNIDFPGFEKPPAPQHMTLSHDGKYAFTSLNGVEAVGMIDAKTAKLVKVFKNVGKKPRDLNVTPDGKKLFVSLQAEPFITVIDIDTGEMRHLERTETDYGKGTGSGLDMSNDGKYVAVANTADNEVAVYDAKTEKLLKKFGDIPKPVNLSFMGNTHDLVTGNRNDGSISIIDTDKLKFIKTVKTGAGTNIAYLGPDGYWYTSQNGAGFLTVLDPKDNYKIVRKIWGVQNIHWLSWSPDGSMMFGSNWGDKTLTKIDLTKKKDFRQTIPVGLNPNGIALKTNVPKDQILAYQKGNEEEANRIKKASTLVFPEPKDVNEEAFLGTCLQCHDIGRIMKNSSKGAEQWTSVVDRMAGNGAKMTDEQRQQIIDYLASDAHKALKIQTELELEIAEQNKK from the coding sequence ATGAATAAGATTTTAAAACTATCTGCATTCGCTTTACTGGCCGTCTCACTTACCGCATGTTCTGAGGCCGCAGTTAAAGATACATCACTTGATGATAAAAACAGCAAGGAACTTCCTCCACTCCATGAAGACTATTCTTCTAACTGGTGGAAAGACCAGCCGAACGGAAACGCAGACTCCAATAAGGACTGGGATGGAGAAGGCTGGATCCTCTCAGCGAACGAAGTTAGTAATGGGGTGGCCATTGCTGACATCAAAACGGGGAATCCGGTAAAATATATCCAAAGCTCAGGTACACCGCACCACATCCATTTGAACAAGGACCAGACTTGGGCATTTGCGACACAGCGTTATGGAACTAGCGTCTTAGCGATCAATATGGAAACTTTAGAGTCTCATAATATTGATTTCCCTGGCTTCGAAAAGCCTCCTGCGCCACAGCACATGACCTTATCTCATGACGGCAAATACGCCTTCACTTCATTGAATGGTGTAGAAGCAGTCGGAATGATTGATGCAAAAACAGCTAAACTCGTTAAGGTGTTTAAAAACGTCGGTAAAAAGCCGAGGGATTTGAACGTCACTCCTGATGGAAAAAAACTCTTTGTCAGCTTGCAGGCAGAACCATTTATCACTGTTATCGATATTGATACCGGGGAAATGAGACATCTTGAACGGACAGAAACAGACTATGGCAAAGGGACAGGTTCCGGCCTTGATATGTCAAATGACGGAAAATATGTTGCAGTTGCCAACACTGCTGATAATGAAGTTGCGGTTTATGACGCTAAAACAGAAAAGCTTTTAAAGAAATTTGGAGATATCCCTAAACCAGTTAACTTAAGCTTTATGGGCAATACGCATGATCTGGTTACAGGCAATCGTAATGATGGGTCAATTTCAATCATTGATACTGATAAGCTAAAGTTCATCAAGACAGTAAAAACTGGAGCCGGTACGAACATTGCATACCTTGGTCCAGACGGGTACTGGTATACTTCGCAAAACGGTGCTGGCTTCTTGACAGTCCTTGATCCAAAGGATAATTACAAAATTGTCAGGAAAATCTGGGGAGTACAGAATATTCACTGGCTGTCATGGAGCCCGGACGGAAGCATGATGTTTGGATCTAACTGGGGCGACAAAACACTCACAAAAATTGACTTAACGAAAAAGAAGGATTTCAGACAGACAATTCCTGTTGGGTTGAATCCAAACGGCATCGCACTTAAAACAAATGTTCCAAAAGATCAGATTCTGGCTTATCAAAAAGGCAATGAGGAGGAAGCAAACAGAATCAAAAAAGCTTCTACCCTTGTATTCCCTGAGCCAAAAGATGTTAATGAGGAAGCTTTCCTCGGAACATGCCTGCAGTGCCATGATATCGGCCGAATCATGAAGAATTCAAGCAAAGGCGCCGAACAGTGGACATCTGTAGTGGACCGGATGGCTGGTAATGGAGCAAAGATGACAGATGAACAAAGACAGCAGATCATCGATTATCTTGCATCTGATGCACACAAGGCCCTTAAGATCCAAACGGAGCTTGAACTGGAGATAGCCGAACAAAATAAAAAATAA
- a CDS encoding LysR family transcriptional regulator, whose translation MNLEHLKTFIAAAKYESFSQAGKMLNLSQPAVSHQISQLETYYNKQLFIRANRKIRLSEAGKTLYEHGQQLLALNDKLESLLAEGNSSETIKIGCSNTIGECLISKMIQDIIKLNPDIASHQIQVTIGTSVEITDLLYASEIDLALVEGQAGRYDFISHEFYDDLLVLGVSPQLRVNPENQDPERLEEMTWLIREPGCAMRQATLDLWRCLNIDPKSVLVYNSNTLIKEGVKNGLGVAIFSKLAICPEVQSRQLIVSHFIDRDRSRPFYLLRKDKQFKSSLHERVWNFIRNLDENPNASC comes from the coding sequence TTGAATCTTGAACATCTTAAGACATTCATAGCGGCTGCAAAATATGAAAGCTTCTCCCAGGCGGGGAAGATGCTGAACCTTTCGCAGCCTGCAGTCAGCCATCAAATCAGCCAGCTGGAGACCTACTACAATAAGCAGTTGTTCATAAGGGCCAACCGTAAAATAAGGCTGTCAGAGGCAGGCAAAACCCTGTATGAGCATGGCCAGCAGCTGCTGGCGTTAAATGATAAACTGGAAAGCCTGCTTGCTGAAGGGAATTCAAGCGAAACAATTAAAATTGGCTGCAGCAATACAATTGGTGAATGCCTTATATCCAAAATGATACAGGATATTATAAAATTGAACCCTGATATAGCGAGCCATCAAATCCAGGTCACAATCGGTACTTCGGTTGAAATAACCGATTTGCTTTATGCATCCGAAATTGACCTTGCTCTTGTTGAGGGACAAGCTGGACGCTATGATTTTATTTCCCATGAATTCTATGATGACCTGCTCGTTCTGGGCGTGTCCCCGCAGCTCAGAGTTAATCCGGAAAACCAGGATCCTGAAAGACTAGAAGAAATGACCTGGCTGATCCGCGAACCAGGCTGCGCTATGAGACAGGCTACGCTTGATTTATGGAGATGCCTGAACATCGACCCCAAGTCCGTCCTTGTTTATAACAGCAATACGCTCATCAAGGAAGGGGTGAAGAATGGTCTTGGCGTCGCAATTTTTTCCAAGCTGGCCATCTGTCCGGAGGTTCAATCCAGGCAGCTCATTGTCAGTCATTTTATAGACAGGGACCGTTCCCGTCCATTCTACCTGTTAAGGAAGGATAAACAGTTCAAGTCAAGTCTCCATGAAAGAGTATGGAACTTTATTAGAAATCTAGATGAAAATCCTAATGCTTCTTGTTAA
- a CDS encoding cytochrome c biogenesis protein CcdA, whose product MSDIGLFFAFTAGILSFFSPCVFPLLPAYITHLTGGKIEGSKVAVDRATLFTRSFGFIIGFSIIFIVMGASASFLGQVFANYRTIVMQIAGLLIIIFGLQMAGLLNIKFLMMEKKVHSETKSKGAFGSVFLGMAFASGWSPCVGLALSSILLLASSSDTLYQGMYLLTSYSLGMAVPFLVISFVISYSLKAIKKINKYLSKLALVNGMIMVGMGFLVLSGQMQKISAWLSAYSLFGF is encoded by the coding sequence ATGTCAGATATCGGTTTATTTTTTGCTTTTACCGCCGGGATTTTATCATTTTTCTCACCATGCGTGTTCCCTCTCCTCCCTGCTTACATAACTCATTTAACAGGAGGCAAAATTGAGGGGTCAAAGGTCGCAGTCGACCGGGCAACACTTTTCACCCGTTCATTCGGATTTATCATCGGTTTTAGTATAATTTTTATTGTCATGGGGGCTTCGGCATCATTCCTGGGACAGGTTTTCGCAAATTACAGGACAATCGTCATGCAGATTGCCGGTTTACTGATCATCATTTTCGGATTGCAGATGGCAGGTTTGCTGAATATTAAATTCCTGATGATGGAGAAAAAGGTCCATTCTGAAACAAAATCAAAGGGCGCTTTCGGTTCTGTCTTTCTAGGAATGGCGTTTGCAAGCGGATGGTCACCTTGTGTAGGATTGGCACTATCATCCATCTTGCTGCTGGCCAGCTCGTCCGATACTTTATATCAGGGAATGTACCTGCTGACTTCTTACTCTCTTGGAATGGCCGTGCCTTTCCTGGTCATTTCTTTCGTCATTTCCTATTCATTAAAAGCAATCAAGAAGATCAATAAATATCTGTCTAAGCTCGCACTCGTAAATGGTATGATTATGGTAGGCATGGGCTTTCTGGTCCTGTCAGGCCAGATGCAGAAAATCAGTGCATGGCTGTCAGCTTACAGTTTATTTGGATTCTGA
- a CDS encoding response regulator transcription factor, which yields MKKELIGKSVLVVEDDPKIRTLVKIYLTNEGYEVLEADNGIDAQEMIEKYDPCILILDLMLPGKSGEEICCWLRNDLESMMPVIMLTAKASEKSRIEGFKLGADDYVVKPFSPAELMVRIEAVLRRTASRCGKLTFTGLTLKPAKGQALVDGETLDLTNFEFRLLHMFMQHPGQILSRTQILDTIYENNEKAVTERTIDVHIKNLREKIKEKTPKDYIQTVRGMGYKFAAN from the coding sequence GTGAAGAAAGAACTGATCGGCAAAAGTGTATTGGTAGTCGAAGACGATCCCAAAATAAGGACGCTTGTCAAAATCTATTTAACGAATGAGGGCTATGAGGTTCTCGAAGCGGACAATGGAATTGACGCCCAGGAGATGATTGAAAAATATGACCCTTGCATCCTTATACTAGACCTGATGCTTCCCGGCAAAAGCGGAGAAGAAATATGCTGCTGGCTGCGGAACGATTTGGAAAGCATGATGCCTGTCATCATGCTGACAGCAAAAGCTTCGGAAAAGAGCCGGATTGAAGGCTTTAAGCTTGGCGCTGACGACTATGTGGTAAAACCATTCAGTCCGGCCGAGCTGATGGTCCGGATTGAAGCGGTGTTACGAAGGACGGCAAGCAGATGCGGGAAACTGACTTTTACAGGTCTTACCCTCAAACCAGCAAAAGGCCAGGCGCTGGTTGATGGGGAAACACTCGACTTGACAAATTTTGAGTTCAGGCTTCTCCATATGTTCATGCAGCATCCTGGACAAATTCTTTCGCGGACGCAAATACTCGATACCATTTATGAAAATAACGAAAAGGCCGTGACGGAGCGGACAATCGATGTACATATCAAGAATCTCCGTGAGAAAATCAAAGAAAAAACGCCGAAGGATTATATTCAGACAGTAAGAGGAATGGGGTATAAATTTGCGGCGAATTAA
- a CDS encoding ATP-binding protein: protein MRRIKSITNLLLSKLVAVNSIVILLVIMLAGISVKDYACFLVNHEQVTGQQLVETLNSFLIKVSIIAFIAAGLLHYFSVKRIVNPVKAMAAAAIQVKTGTIPSKIDVQAGGELGELVTNFNAMTETLSVVQTRREEMLRDIAHELRTPLTNINGYLEALHSGVLEGDQELFGSLLEESRRITRIVDLIAELDAWSQESHLPEKQFEEIDMKQALAESLAAFHLKLSGRFETLSQQIEHAPVLGHKDGLKQVLANLLQNIIDYDTGGHLAIVGQRSDSEYRVTFSHEGTYIDPDNKELIFERFYRLEESRSTKAEGAGLGLAIAKSIMNAHQGHIGLDTDGHNHSFWIRIPLHSVS from the coding sequence TTGCGGCGAATTAAAAGCATCACGAACTTGTTGTTATCGAAGTTGGTAGCGGTCAACAGTATTGTCATTCTGCTGGTCATCATGCTGGCAGGAATATCTGTAAAAGACTATGCCTGCTTCCTGGTCAATCATGAACAAGTGACCGGGCAGCAGCTCGTTGAAACCCTGAATTCATTCCTGATCAAAGTAAGCATCATCGCTTTCATCGCCGCCGGGCTTTTGCATTATTTTTCGGTAAAAAGAATTGTGAATCCAGTTAAGGCGATGGCTGCTGCCGCAATTCAGGTGAAAACAGGAACAATCCCTTCGAAGATTGATGTACAGGCAGGCGGTGAACTTGGCGAACTCGTAACAAATTTCAATGCCATGACCGAAACCCTATCGGTTGTCCAAACAAGGCGTGAAGAAATGTTAAGGGATATCGCCCATGAATTAAGGACTCCGCTGACGAATATCAATGGGTATCTAGAAGCTCTTCACAGCGGTGTATTGGAAGGTGACCAGGAACTTTTCGGGTCTCTTCTCGAAGAATCCAGACGGATCACAAGAATTGTTGATTTGATTGCTGAGCTTGATGCATGGAGCCAGGAGTCCCATTTACCCGAAAAACAATTCGAGGAAATCGATATGAAACAAGCATTGGCTGAATCACTTGCAGCGTTCCACTTGAAGCTATCCGGCAGGTTCGAGACATTGAGCCAGCAGATTGAACACGCTCCTGTTCTTGGCCATAAAGACGGCTTAAAGCAAGTCCTGGCCAATCTGCTGCAAAATATTATCGATTATGACACTGGCGGGCATCTTGCCATAGTGGGACAGCGTAGTGATTCAGAATACAGAGTGACTTTTTCCCATGAAGGTACCTATATTGACCCGGATAATAAAGAGCTGATTTTTGAACGGTTTTACAGGCTTGAAGAATCCCGCAGCACAAAAGCGGAGGGGGCCGGCCTCGGCCTGGCGATTGCCAAAAGTATCATGAATGCCCATCAGGGACATATTGGCCTTGATACAGATGGGCATAATCACTCATTTTGGATCAGAATCCCCCTCCATTCCGTTTCTTAA
- a CDS encoding OsmC family protein → MEFTYYNEKLIGQMEYGFLPISPNAELGYRPMELFVSSLTGCSTAVLANILDKKRIDYKRIDVNVSAVRNPEEANRIERLTFDVAVQTDTLDKAKQAEKIAALVLKNCGMIQSVIGSIDIRYQIEFTSDQPKKGDVA, encoded by the coding sequence ATGGAATTCACTTATTATAATGAGAAACTTATCGGACAGATGGAATATGGTTTCCTTCCAATATCCCCGAACGCAGAATTGGGATACAGACCTATGGAACTGTTCGTATCCTCCTTGACTGGCTGCAGTACTGCGGTGCTGGCAAATATTCTGGACAAGAAGAGAATAGACTATAAAAGAATCGACGTTAATGTATCAGCAGTCAGGAATCCAGAAGAGGCAAACCGGATTGAACGGTTGACATTCGATGTTGCCGTGCAGACCGACACATTGGATAAGGCGAAGCAGGCTGAGAAAATTGCCGCCCTTGTCCTGAAAAATTGCGGCATGATTCAATCGGTCATTGGAAGCATCGACATCCGATACCAGATTGAATTCACGTCAGACCAGCCCAAAAAAGGTGATGTTGCTTGA
- a CDS encoding redoxin domain-containing protein — MNKNLLSFAILALAVVILVVNIWKPGSTESEKKTTAPTEEAVETTEDIPGAKLSSLREGAEAPDFELKTLGGETVKLSDYRGKRVILNFWATWCPPCKAEMPHMQNFYEEYNDQGVEILAVNLTNMDKGVEEVQKFVDEYGLTFTIPLDEAGNAGTTYQAFTIPTSYILDEKGVITKKIVGPMDEKMMKELTGVK; from the coding sequence TTGAATAAAAATCTTTTATCATTCGCGATTTTAGCATTGGCTGTCGTCATATTGGTCGTGAATATCTGGAAACCAGGTTCGACCGAGAGCGAAAAGAAAACAACAGCACCGACTGAGGAAGCCGTAGAAACAACTGAAGATATCCCGGGCGCTAAGCTGTCTTCATTAAGGGAAGGCGCTGAGGCACCTGATTTTGAACTGAAAACCCTGGGAGGAGAGACAGTCAAGCTGTCCGATTACCGCGGCAAAAGAGTGATCCTGAACTTCTGGGCAACTTGGTGCCCTCCATGTAAGGCCGAAATGCCTCATATGCAAAATTTCTATGAAGAATATAACGATCAGGGCGTAGAAATCCTAGCTGTCAATTTGACCAACATGGACAAAGGCGTCGAAGAAGTGCAAAAATTCGTTGATGAATATGGCTTAACCTTTACCATCCCTTTGGATGAGGCAGGAAACGCAGGAACAACCTATCAGGCCTTCACCATCCCAACCAGCTACATCCTCGATGAAAAAGGCGTCATAACAAAGAAAATTGTCGGACCGATGGATGAAAAAATGATGAAGGAACTTACAGGGGTAAAATAA